One segment of Cynocephalus volans isolate mCynVol1 chromosome 8, mCynVol1.pri, whole genome shotgun sequence DNA contains the following:
- the FGR gene encoding tyrosine-protein kinase Fgr, whose amino-acid sequence MGCVFCKKVEPGTKEDAGLEGEFRGYGAADRYVPDPTQARPAPPFAHIPNYNNFCPQPTSPNFLSGGTRGISGTGVTLFIALYDYEARTEDDLTFTKGEKLHILNNTEGDWWEARSLSSGQSGYIPSNYVAPVDSIQAEEWYFGKIGRKDAERQLLSPGNPQGAFLIRESETTKGAYSLSIRDWDHTRGDHVKHYKIRKLDTGGYYITTRAQFDSVQELVQHYMEVNDGLCHLLTVACTTTKPQTLGLAKDAWEISRSSIALERRLGSGCFGDVWLGTWNASTKVAVKTLKPGTMSPKAFLEEAQIMKLLRHDKLVQLYAVVSEEPIYIVTEFLCHGSLLEFLKDREGQDLRLPQLVDMAAQVAEGMAYMERMNYIHRDLRAANILVGERLVCKIADFGLARLIEDDEYNPRQGAKFPIKWTAPEAALFGRFTIKSDVWSFGILLTELISKGRVPYPGMNNREVLEQVEHGYHMPCPPGCPASLYEAMELTWHLDPEERPTFEYLQSFLEDYFTSTEPQYQPGDQT is encoded by the exons ATGGGCTGTGTGTTCTGCAAGAAGGTGGAGCCGGGGACCAAGGAGGATGCTGGCCTGGAAGGGGAGTTCAGGGGCTATGGGGCTGCAGACCGCTATGTCCCTGACCCTACTCAGGCCCGGCCTGCGCCCCCCTTTGCCCACATCCCCAACTACAACAACTTCTGCCCTCAACCTACCAGCCCCAACTTCCTCAGTGGTGGCACCAGAGGCATCTCAG GGACTGGGGTGACCCTGTTCATCGCACTGTATGACTATGAGGCCCGGACAGAGGACGACCTCACCTTCACCAAGGGCGAGAAGTTGCACATCCTGAACAACAC TGAAGGTGACTGGTGGGAGGCTCGGTCCCTCAGCTCCGGACAATCTGGCTACATTCCCAGCAACTATGTGGCCCCTGTGGACTCCATCCAGGCTGAAGA GTGGTACTTTGGAAAGATCGGGAGGAAGGATGCAGAGAGGCAGCTGCTCTCTCCAGGCAACCCCCAGGGGGCCTTTCTCATTCGGGAGAGTGAGACCACCAAAG GTGCCTACTCCCTGTCCATCCGTGATTGGGACCATACCAGAGGCGATCACGTGAAGCATTACAAGATCCGCAAACTGGACACGGGTGGCTACTACATCACCACGCGGGCCCAGTTTGACTCGGTGCAGGAGCTGGTGCAGCACTACATGG AGGTGAATGACGGGCTGTGCCACCTGCTCACGGTGGCCTGCACCACCACCAAGCCGCAGACGCTGGGCCTGGCCAAGGACGCCTGGGAGATCAGCCGCAGCTCCATCGCGCTCGAGCGCCGGCTGGGCAGCGGCTGCTTCGGGGATGTGTGGCTAG GCACGTGGAACGCCAGCACTAAGGTGGCAGTGAAGACCTTGAAGCCGGGCACCATGTCCCCGAaggccttcctggaggaggcgcAGATCATGAAGCTGCTGCGGCACGACAAGCTGGTGCAGCTGTACGCCGTGGTGTCCGAGGAGCCGATCTACATCGTGACCGAGTTCTTGTGCCACG GGAGCTTGCTGGAGTTCCTCAAGGACCGGGAGGGCCAGGATTTGAGGCTGCCCCAGCTGGTGGACATGGCAGCCCAG GTAGCCGAGGGCATGGCCTACATGGAGCGTATGAACTACATCCACCGCGATCTGAGGGCAGCCAACATCTTGGTGGGGGAGCGGCTGGTGTGCAAGATCGCTGACTTCGGCCTGGCCCGCCTCATCGAGGATGACGAGTACAACCCCCGGCAAG GGGCCAAGTTCCCCATCAAGTGGACAGCCCCAGAGGCTGCCCTCTTTGGCAGATTCACCATCAAGTCAGATGTGTGGTCCTTTGGGATCCTGCTCACTGAACTCATCAGCAAAGGCCGAGTCCCCTACCCAG GCATGAATAACCGGGAAGTGTTGGAACAGGTGGAGCATGGCTACCACATGCCATGCCCCCCAGGCTGCCCAGCGTCCCTATACGAGGCCATGGAACTGACCTGGCATCTGGATCCCGAGGAGAGGCCTACCTTCGAGTACCTGCAGTCCTTCTTGGAGGACTACTTCACCTCCACAGAACCACAGTACCAGCCTGGCGATCAGACATAG